A genomic segment from uncultured Desulfuromonas sp. encodes:
- a CDS encoding beta-ketoacyl-ACP synthase III: MNPHCRILATGHAVPSRVLTNSDLESMVDTSDSWIVERTGIRQRHIAEPGSALSDLATEAANKALAKAQISAEQIDLIIVGTVTADMKFPSLACLIQEKIGAHNAAAFDLSAACSGFLYGLHLADSLIRTSGYQHVLVIAAEMLSSMVNWQDRNTCVLFGDGAGAAVIAPAHDEKGILSTYMKSDGRHHGLLYNPGGSQLPLTHELVDSNQATIHMEGREVFRHAVVSMTDALHEALKLADIPPDALDLLIPHQANIRIIEAIGKRFKIDSDKVYVNVDRFGNTSAASIPIALNEALENGRIQSGDLVGLVTFGAGLTWSSAILRF, from the coding sequence ATGAATCCACATTGCCGCATTCTTGCTACAGGCCATGCTGTTCCATCACGTGTGTTAACCAATAGCGACCTTGAGTCGATGGTGGACACCAGTGATTCATGGATTGTAGAACGGACCGGGATTCGTCAGCGTCATATTGCCGAACCGGGCAGTGCCTTATCCGACCTTGCTACTGAAGCGGCAAATAAGGCGTTAGCCAAAGCTCAAATTTCTGCGGAACAAATTGATCTGATTATTGTCGGCACAGTTACAGCGGATATGAAATTCCCCTCTTTAGCCTGCCTGATTCAGGAGAAAATTGGTGCGCACAATGCAGCGGCCTTTGATCTTTCTGCGGCCTGTAGCGGTTTTCTTTATGGTTTACACCTCGCCGATAGCCTGATTCGGACATCTGGCTATCAACACGTTCTGGTCATCGCTGCAGAGATGCTTTCCAGTATGGTGAACTGGCAGGATCGCAATACCTGTGTCCTGTTTGGTGATGGCGCAGGTGCTGCCGTGATAGCTCCGGCGCACGATGAAAAAGGAATTCTCAGTACCTATATGAAAAGTGACGGTCGTCACCATGGTCTGCTTTATAATCCTGGTGGCAGTCAACTGCCGTTGACCCATGAACTGGTTGACAGTAACCAGGCGACGATCCACATGGAAGGACGTGAAGTATTCCGCCATGCTGTGGTTTCAATGACCGATGCCCTTCATGAAGCATTAAAGCTGGCAGACATCCCTCCCGACGCCCTTGACCTGCTTATTCCTCACCAGGCCAATATTCGCATCATTGAGGCCATTGGAAAACGGTTTAAAATTGATTCCGACAAGGTCTATGTCAATGTAGATCGCTTCGGCAACACCTCGGCCGCCAGTATCCCCATTGCTTTGAATGAAGCGTTAGAGAATGGTCGTATTCAGAGCGGTGACCTTGTCGGTTTGGTGACCTTTGGTGCCGGTCTGACCTGGTCATCGGCGATTCTCCGTTTTTAA
- a CDS encoding cysteine synthase family protein has protein sequence MSPHPFTLSAAIGNTPLVKITKLNPNPAVQIYAKLEGSNPGGSVKDRPAWYMIKKAIEDGSLTPDKTILEPTSGNTGIALAMIGSSLGYRVKLVMPPCVSVERRSVLEAYGAEVVLSTQGQATDGAILLAHQIVKESPEQYFMPNQYSNPNNPMAHYETTGPEIYRQCDGRIDAFVAGIGTSGTLMGTGRALKERDPSIRIIGVEPTLGHSVQGLKNMQEAIVPAIYHEENLDDKLVIEDDEAFNCARDLAIHEGLFVGMSSGAAVAGALRVAATMKSGTIVTLLPDRGDRYLSTSLFRSTCACCPP, from the coding sequence ATGTCTCCTCATCCCTTTACCTTATCGGCCGCCATCGGCAATACGCCGTTGGTCAAAATCACCAAACTCAATCCGAATCCTGCGGTGCAGATTTATGCCAAGCTGGAAGGCAGCAATCCAGGCGGATCAGTCAAAGACCGACCAGCCTGGTACATGATCAAAAAGGCGATTGAAGATGGCTCTTTAACACCGGACAAAACTATTCTTGAACCAACCTCGGGAAACACCGGGATTGCTTTGGCCATGATCGGCTCTTCCTTGGGCTATCGCGTCAAACTTGTCATGCCCCCCTGTGTCAGTGTTGAACGTCGTAGTGTCCTTGAAGCCTATGGCGCTGAAGTGGTTCTTTCCACTCAGGGTCAGGCGACCGATGGTGCCATCCTTCTCGCCCATCAGATCGTCAAGGAATCTCCTGAGCAATATTTTATGCCCAACCAATACAGTAACCCCAATAATCCTATGGCTCACTATGAGACAACAGGTCCGGAGATCTATCGGCAATGCGACGGTCGGATTGATGCTTTTGTTGCTGGAATCGGCACATCCGGTACCCTGATGGGCACGGGTCGTGCGTTGAAAGAGCGTGATCCTTCCATTCGCATTATTGGTGTGGAGCCGACGCTTGGCCACTCTGTTCAGGGGTTGAAGAATATGCAGGAAGCTATCGTCCCTGCCATTTATCATGAGGAAAACCTTGATGACAAACTGGTGATTGAGGACGATGAGGCGTTTAACTGTGCCCGTGACTTGGCCATCCATGAAGGACTCTTCGTCGGAATGTCGAGTGGCGCGGCTGTTGCCGGCGCTTTACGCGTCGCGGCAACGATGAAATCCGGGACGATTGTCACCCTACTGCCGGATCGTGGTGACCGTTACCTGAGTACGTCACTGTTCCGCTCAACCTGCGCCTGCTGTCCCCCCTAA
- a CDS encoding UbiD family decarboxylase, with the protein MGYSNLQSCVQDLEQHGQLIRINDPVDPYLQAGAIQRRVYQAGGPALLFTNVTGSRFPMLGNLFGTLERTRFIFRDTLTTVQRLVDAKLDPSTVLKRPWSFAKAPVGAWHLLPKKVKTGPILQQRTTLDQLPQLVSWPDDGGAFITLPQVYSEDPRHPGVRSSNLGMYRVQISGNDYRANCEVGLHYQIHRGIGVHHQSAKERGQKLAVNIFVGGAPSMSVAAVMPLPEGMPELSFAGLLGGHRIPLVQPGALPFPAQADFVICGHIDPSRTKPEGPFGDHLGYYSLTHDFPVVEVDAVYHRPDAIWPFTTVGRPPQEDTSFGTFIHELTGDLIPSVLPGIHAVHAVDAAGVHPLLLAIGSERYTPYSTQQRPQELLTQANAVLGQGQLSLAKYLFISNFYDQPNLDIHDIEAFLGHVLQRCDWSRDLHFQTCTTMDTLDYSGQGLNYGSKVVVAASGPAQRELTAQIPAQMRLPDGFSAPHVAVPGVLIVQGPACHHQQELARLTMDAYCSFYDEQAPINAFPLIVICDDSAFCARTLNNFLWTTFTRSDPAHDVYGIASFIQDKHWGCKGSLIIDARRKPHHAPPLIDNPEVEKQVDELAAPGRVLHGII; encoded by the coding sequence GTGGGCTACAGCAACCTGCAAAGCTGTGTACAGGATCTGGAACAACATGGTCAGCTGATCCGCATCAATGACCCGGTGGACCCCTATCTGCAAGCGGGAGCCATTCAGCGACGCGTTTATCAGGCGGGGGGGCCGGCGCTGTTATTTACCAATGTCACGGGAAGTCGCTTTCCGATGCTTGGCAATCTGTTCGGCACCCTGGAGCGCACTCGTTTTATTTTTCGCGATACACTGACCACCGTTCAGCGTCTGGTTGATGCCAAGCTCGATCCATCGACGGTTCTTAAACGTCCGTGGTCTTTCGCGAAAGCTCCTGTTGGTGCCTGGCATCTGCTGCCGAAAAAAGTCAAGACCGGACCGATTCTTCAACAACGCACGACGCTCGACCAACTCCCGCAACTGGTATCGTGGCCCGATGATGGTGGTGCGTTTATTACCCTGCCTCAGGTCTATTCTGAAGATCCTCGTCACCCGGGCGTACGCTCATCCAATCTCGGCATGTACCGGGTCCAGATCAGTGGCAATGACTATCGGGCCAACTGTGAAGTCGGTCTCCACTATCAGATACACCGCGGGATTGGCGTTCATCACCAGAGCGCCAAAGAGCGTGGTCAAAAATTAGCGGTGAATATTTTTGTCGGTGGCGCTCCCAGTATGTCGGTCGCCGCGGTGATGCCTCTGCCGGAAGGGATGCCGGAACTTTCCTTTGCCGGCCTTCTCGGCGGCCATCGTATTCCCCTGGTTCAACCCGGTGCCCTGCCTTTTCCGGCTCAGGCTGATTTTGTTATTTGTGGCCACATTGATCCTTCGCGAACCAAGCCTGAAGGCCCTTTTGGTGACCATCTTGGTTATTACAGTCTGACGCATGATTTTCCGGTTGTGGAGGTTGATGCCGTGTATCACCGCCCTGACGCGATCTGGCCATTTACCACAGTCGGCCGTCCGCCACAGGAGGATACCAGTTTCGGAACCTTCATCCACGAGTTGACCGGCGACCTGATCCCTTCGGTCCTGCCGGGAATTCACGCTGTTCATGCTGTCGATGCTGCGGGGGTTCACCCTCTGTTGCTCGCTATCGGCAGTGAACGCTATACCCCGTACAGTACGCAACAGCGCCCACAGGAGCTTTTGACCCAAGCGAATGCCGTTCTCGGCCAGGGCCAGCTTTCGCTGGCAAAATATCTGTTTATCAGTAACTTCTATGATCAACCAAACCTCGATATCCATGATATTGAGGCTTTTCTCGGTCATGTTCTGCAACGTTGTGACTGGAGTCGTGATCTTCATTTTCAGACCTGCACAACTATGGACACCTTGGACTACAGTGGTCAGGGTCTTAATTATGGTTCTAAAGTCGTTGTTGCCGCCAGTGGTCCTGCTCAGCGCGAGTTAACTGCGCAGATTCCTGCTCAGATGCGTCTCCCAGACGGATTTTCGGCGCCCCATGTTGCCGTGCCAGGCGTTCTGATTGTTCAAGGACCGGCCTGTCACCATCAGCAAGAGCTTGCGCGACTCACTATGGACGCGTATTGTTCCTTCTATGACGAGCAGGCGCCGATCAATGCATTCCCCCTGATTGTCATCTGTGACGACAGCGCGTTCTGCGCGCGCACGTTAAATAATTTTTTGTGGACAACTTTTACCCGTTCGGACCCGGCGCATGATGTGTATGGCATCGCCAGTTTTATTCAGGACAAACATTGGGGGTGTAAGGGGTCATTGATTATTGACGCGCGGCGCAAGCCTCATCATGCGCCACCGTTGATCGATAATCCTGAGGTAGAAAAACAGGTGGATGAATTGGCTGCACCCGGCCGTGTTCTCCATGGTATTATTTAG
- a CDS encoding LOG family protein, with protein MDLKFSRSNGHIDDLIDNLINEIGVHHPYIIREMILSALKAGQTSDYLADLKLMRTTMKEMRYTNKVFSPYRSRRKVTIFGSARTLPSEPIYQKCVRFSQLLAENNYMVITGGGGGIMQAGNEGAGEENSFAVNIELPFEQDTNRVMKASDRVLMYKYFFNRKVAFLKEAHAVALFPGGFGTLDEAMETLTLVQTGKNPPIPLVLIDDNNGTYWEDLFEFMRDVLLPKGLISGEDFGLFTITRSAEEAMEVIDSFYTVYHSSRYVGKLLVIRLNKALTPQQIDTLESEFSEILLPGTHIEPVSAFDKERDEPDLWELPRLAIHFNRRSYGLLNSFIRRINSF; from the coding sequence ATGGATCTTAAATTTTCTCGCTCCAATGGACACATAGACGACCTGATTGACAACCTGATCAACGAGATTGGCGTTCACCATCCGTATATCATTCGCGAAATGATTCTCAGCGCCCTCAAGGCGGGTCAGACCAGCGATTATCTGGCGGATTTGAAACTGATGCGCACCACCATGAAAGAGATGCGTTACACCAATAAGGTATTCAGCCCCTATCGCTCGCGACGTAAAGTGACGATTTTCGGCTCGGCCCGGACGTTACCGTCTGAACCGATCTATCAGAAATGTGTTCGCTTCTCACAACTGTTAGCTGAAAACAACTACATGGTTATCACCGGCGGCGGTGGCGGAATCATGCAGGCGGGCAACGAAGGTGCCGGAGAAGAAAACTCCTTTGCCGTCAACATCGAACTGCCTTTTGAGCAGGACACCAACCGAGTCATGAAAGCAAGTGACCGGGTTCTGATGTACAAGTACTTCTTCAACCGCAAAGTCGCCTTTCTCAAAGAAGCGCATGCAGTAGCGCTTTTTCCGGGAGGGTTTGGGACGCTTGATGAGGCGATGGAGACCCTGACTCTGGTTCAAACGGGCAAGAATCCCCCCATCCCCTTGGTGTTAATTGATGACAACAACGGCACCTACTGGGAAGACCTGTTTGAATTCATGCGTGATGTCTTATTGCCGAAAGGGTTGATTTCCGGTGAGGACTTTGGACTGTTTACGATTACGCGCAGCGCTGAAGAAGCGATGGAGGTCATTGATTCCTTCTACACCGTTTACCACTCCAGTCGCTATGTCGGCAAATTGCTCGTTATCCGCCTCAACAAGGCGTTGACACCACAGCAGATTGACACACTTGAAAGCGAGTTTTCCGAAATTTTGCTGCCCGGCACTCATATTGAGCCGGTAAGTGCTTTCGACAAAGAACGTGACGAACCCGACCTGTGGGAATTACCGCGTCTGGCGATTCATTTCAACCGGCGTAGCTATGGTTTGCTCAATTCATTTATTCGCCGCATCAATTCGTTTTAG
- a CDS encoding NUDIX domain-containing protein, which translates to MKVDIIEQNCVYDGFFALNRFVLRHQCFDGSMSEPLVRERLDRARAAAVLLHDSECDSVILVEQFRIGALDHPHGAWLLECPAGMIEPGEQPEEVASRECLEEVGCSPESLELIGEYFVSPGGSSERITLYYARINSQGLQGALTGKDDEGEDIRVHVVSWELLEQALEQGTISNATTLIALQWLQLKKLKETLNCFNNQS; encoded by the coding sequence ATGAAAGTCGACATAATAGAACAGAACTGTGTTTATGATGGATTTTTTGCCCTAAATCGTTTTGTTTTGCGCCATCAATGCTTTGATGGTTCCATGTCGGAACCGTTGGTCCGCGAACGTCTTGATCGCGCACGTGCTGCAGCTGTCTTGTTGCACGATTCTGAATGCGATAGTGTCATATTGGTTGAACAGTTTCGGATTGGTGCGCTGGATCATCCGCACGGGGCTTGGTTGTTGGAGTGCCCTGCCGGGATGATTGAGCCGGGTGAACAACCCGAAGAGGTCGCGAGCAGAGAGTGCCTTGAAGAAGTGGGCTGTTCACCAGAGTCTTTAGAGCTGATCGGTGAATATTTTGTTTCTCCGGGTGGCAGCTCAGAGCGAATTACACTCTATTATGCCCGCATTAATAGCCAGGGATTGCAAGGGGCACTCACTGGAAAAGACGACGAAGGTGAAGATATCCGTGTGCATGTGGTCAGCTGGGAGCTGTTGGAACAAGCTCTTGAACAAGGCACGATCTCCAATGCAACAACACTGATTGCATTGCAGTGGCTGCAGTTGAAGAAGCTCAAAGAGACGTTGAACTGCTTTAACAACCAAAGCTGA